A stretch of the Capsicum annuum cultivar UCD-10X-F1 chromosome 8, UCD10Xv1.1, whole genome shotgun sequence genome encodes the following:
- the LOC107880012 gene encoding auxin-responsive protein SAUR50 produces the protein MAIRRSNKQSQAAILKQILKRCSSLIKKNSYKDEDHLPLDVPKGHFAVYVGENRTRYIVPISFLTHPEFQCLLRQAEEEFGFHHDMGITIPCEEFIFQSLTSMLMR, from the coding sequence ATGGCCATCAGAAGATCGAACAAGCAGTCCCAAGCTGCAATCTTGAAGCAAATTTTGAAAAGGTGTTCGAGTTTGATTAAGAAGAACAGCTATAAGGACGAAGACCACCTTCCCCTTGACGTGCCCAAAGGACATTTTGCAGTTTACGTGGGAGAAAATCGAACTCGATACATCGTACCTATTTCATTTTTGACTCATCCTGAGTTTCAATGCCTCCTTCGACAAGCTGAGGAAGAATTTGGGTTCCATCATGACATGGGAATTACTATTCCATGTGAAGAATTCATTTTCCAATCACTCACATCTATGTTGATGAGATAG